From the genome of Caloenas nicobarica isolate bCalNic1 chromosome 16, bCalNic1.hap1, whole genome shotgun sequence, one region includes:
- the CCDC92 gene encoding coiled-coil domain-containing protein 92: MAASNLENQLQSAQKNLLFLQREHASTLKGLHAEIRRLQQHCTDLTYELTVKSSDLSGNGSSRSDELKRKCEDLEAQLKVKEAENNELLKELEQKNAMIMVLENTIKEREKKYLEELKMKSHKLNMLSSELEQRASTIAYLTSQLHATKKKLMSSSGTSEGTPSGSPVLSNYKPSPPKDKLPETPRRRMKKSLSTPLNPEFEEAYRIGSESRKLLLREPVDAMPDPTPFLLARETAEVHLIKERPLVIPPIASDRAPGESHSPAREKPHKAHIGVAHRIHHVAPSQPQPEVETLAVDQVHGSKVVRKHSGTDRTV; encoded by the exons ATGGCAGCTTCAAACCTGGAGAACCAGCTTCAGAGTGCCCAGAAGAATCTGTTGTTTCTGCAGCGAGAACACGCCAGCACGCTGAAGGGCCTGCACGCCGAGATCCGCcgcctgcagcagcactgcacag atttaACCTATGAGCTGACTGTAAAGAGTTCAGACTTGTCAG GAAATGGTAGTTCAAGAAGCGATGAACTCAAAAGAAAGTGCGAAGATCTTGAAGCTCAGCTGAAAGTCAAAGAAGCCGAAAATAATGAATTGTTGAAAGAACTTGAGCAAAAGAATGCAATGATAATGGTGCTGGAAAATACtattaaagaaagagaaaagaagtatttggaagagttaaaaatgaaaagccatAAGCTTAATATGTTGTCAAGTGAACTAGAGCAGAGAGCGAGCACTATTGCTTATTTAACTTCTCAACTGCACGCTACTAAGAAGAAGCTGATGAGTTCAAGTGGGACTTCGGAGGGGACCCCTTCTGGCAGTCCCGTCTTGTCCAACTATAAGCCGTCCCCTCCCAAAGACAAACTGCCGGAGACTCCACGGCGCAGAATGAAGAAGAGTCTGTCAACACCGCTCAACCCCGAGTTTGAAGAAGCTTACAGAATAGGATCAGAGAGCAGGAAGCTGCTGTTGAGGGAGCCCGTGGATGCCATGCCCGACCCCACGCCCTTCCTGTTGGCCAGGGAAACGGCCGAGGTGCACCTTATTAAGGAGAGGCCGTTAGTTATTCCACCCATCGCTTCAGATCGTGCGCCTGGTGAATCGCACAGCCCAGCCCGAGAGAAGCCGCACAAGGCACACATCGGGGTGGCCCATCGTATCCACCACGTCGCACCATCCCAGCCGCAGCCGGAGGTTGAGACGCTGGCAGTGGATCAGGTCCATGGCAGcaaggtggtcagaaagcactCAGGGACAGACAGAACTGTTTGA